Proteins from one Chitinophaga oryzae genomic window:
- a CDS encoding non-ribosomal peptide synthetase yields MTEQVSEQQSPLTIEPPFVFRERAATGAYHSFAGYTGWIPATVATTLLQITREDASALYVCLFGTLSIVLKKLLQADRITLGIPLMAVQTGREERIMVSVNVPDTSSLRQLLNSVNHALKTAYTSPAAHRPLSNVLLAYPEIHAGVQTADDDLRIDICREADKISLHFHYDQQAFTGYFIAQLFRQWVQVLSYAGQLDCMVKNMTLLDVAQREMIVHGFNRTARERHENQTVISLFEKYVSATPDAIALAYGDTMLTYEELNREVNKLAGYLKTHYHPGAEEIVALMVPPSDKWVVAMLAILKAGAVYLPLDTALPAKRKAWILADAGVKLLLTDIDQLAEQPDYQGEIFLLDNGQHHLPETREEPVTAILPGSLAYVIYTSGTTGTPKGVMLEHGGLLNMIQCQIRQFDIRASDKVLQFASLSFDAAVSEMFMALCAGARLVMADRPALKDAQLFSALLQQQQITVVTLPPSYLGALPWDTFLSLRVIISAGEKLHTAAARYLSRHLSFYNAYGPTECTVCTTIHLIQPDMDDEEMESIGTPIDNVQVYILGVHQEVLPVGVPGDIYIGGSGLARGYLHQPALTAERFITTPWPDVPGERLYYTGDTGKWLANGKIVYTGRRDDQIKVRGYRIEPAEVAAVVMASGLVQQCEVMAVAQAGGQLQLTAFVVPGAVFDQEKLTSYVAERLPGYMVPAVWRSLAALPVTHNGKADRKKLQEMAPLPEEETCVVAASNAIEGKLADIWKEVLELEHVSVTSDFFQSGGDSLQAIRLLAIIREHFTADITINDLFQYTSIRQLADYIRISGGDGNAMQATPASYLPPLLPAAESRTGALPLSFGQERLWLIHQLTGSAHYHLPVMLRLKGTTDTVCLEKAIRAIADRHEILRTVYLENDGEVRQVIMPPGKWQFDFCGELPAGQDLSGYIHAFSSRAFTLTTDHMLRAAMIITGTDERLLIIVLHHIAADGWSVLILVREFMENYRLLKDGGAITLPPLPVQYADYAIWQRKQEGQAYLVRQLAYWEKKLDGITPVLLPVDYPRAPVAQHAGKALYFHFDIGLKRQLEQLSHEEGVTLFMTLLAVFNVLLYRYSGQEDLCTGTAVAGRQQRAAEQLVGFFINMLVIRIRLSGAGSFREVLAQVKQNTLEAFDHQDIPFELVADRLTKVRDDSRHPLFQAAFILQNQPEAPAIVLDGLEVKPEEPASATSRFDLGFEATATDTVFKLRVEYNTALFEEDTVHRLAAHYGQLLKAVVASPEQQVGHLNMLRDADCHQLLNGFNDTAHVFPADRILPVLFEEQAAARPEAVALIYNSIEYTFRALDVAANRLATCLRTRYGVNRGSLVGVQLPRNEWQIIALLAVLKAGAAYVPLDPASPASRVQEIADDCHWPLLISEEWLAAYQPEASQYSDAPLSCQGTPEDLMYVIFTSGSTGKPKGVMMPYYGVMNRLWWMWEHYGFSREDVILQKTNFTFDVSVWEIFMPLCMGARMVLCSQEEVLSPDRLQALIVAHRVSCLHFVPGMLDVFIDALPATGMPAGMDGLRLVFASGEALRPETVQRWYRHTAVTLHNLYGPTEAAVDVTYYETGAADTRIPIGRPIWNTAIRVLNTEGGLVPPGGTGEICIAGAGLARGYLNNPELTALRFVPDPFVPGNKIYRTGDYGRWLPDGQLEYLGRKDGQVKIRGFRIETGEIEAAINSLPYVTTCAVVALPDTGGQMELVAYLVSHQEPDITSLRRDLAVILPAYMLPARYVRLSEMPLTTSGKTDKKRLPALAGQQLAGGGDYVPPSGDTEQQLVKIWQTLLGDVPISTTQPFFELGGNSIKLMKMVAMIRKQFHKDLPVVKAFGLPAIRDLAQYLEQTGEEQQPSTADAPDASVDIMKNSLLLINKFTDEA; encoded by the coding sequence ATGACCGAACAAGTATCGGAGCAACAGTCTCCGCTGACTATTGAACCTCCGTTTGTTTTCCGGGAACGGGCTGCCACCGGGGCATACCATAGTTTTGCCGGCTACACTGGCTGGATACCGGCTACGGTAGCCACCACGCTGCTGCAGATTACGAGAGAAGATGCCTCTGCCTTGTATGTATGTTTGTTTGGTACACTGAGCATTGTATTGAAGAAACTCCTGCAGGCGGACCGTATCACCCTGGGAATACCGTTAATGGCCGTGCAGACAGGCAGGGAAGAACGTATCATGGTAAGTGTGAATGTCCCTGACACCAGTTCGCTGCGGCAGCTCCTGAATAGCGTGAACCATGCTTTAAAGACGGCTTATACGTCGCCGGCAGCACACCGGCCGTTATCAAACGTCCTGCTGGCGTATCCGGAAATCCACGCCGGTGTTCAGACAGCTGATGATGATCTCCGTATCGATATCTGCAGAGAGGCAGACAAAATAAGCCTGCATTTTCATTATGATCAGCAAGCTTTTACCGGCTACTTCATCGCACAGCTATTCCGGCAGTGGGTGCAGGTGCTGTCGTATGCCGGGCAGTTGGACTGCATGGTGAAAAACATGACGCTGCTGGATGTTGCACAACGGGAGATGATCGTGCACGGATTTAACCGTACTGCCAGGGAACGGCATGAGAATCAGACAGTGATCTCCCTGTTTGAAAAATACGTTAGCGCCACACCCGATGCGATAGCCCTTGCATATGGTGATACAATGCTCACCTATGAAGAGCTGAACAGGGAAGTCAATAAACTGGCGGGGTACCTGAAAACCCATTATCATCCGGGCGCTGAAGAAATTGTTGCGCTGATGGTGCCACCTTCCGATAAATGGGTGGTCGCCATGCTGGCCATTCTGAAAGCCGGCGCCGTTTACCTGCCGCTGGACACGGCGCTGCCGGCCAAAAGGAAAGCGTGGATTTTAGCCGATGCCGGTGTTAAGTTACTGTTGACAGACATAGACCAACTGGCAGAACAGCCCGATTACCAGGGAGAAATCTTTTTGCTGGACAACGGCCAGCATCATCTTCCTGAGACCCGGGAAGAGCCGGTAACGGCCATCCTGCCTGGTTCGCTGGCCTATGTGATATACACCAGCGGTACTACCGGTACGCCGAAAGGCGTGATGCTGGAACACGGCGGCTTGCTGAATATGATACAATGCCAGATTCGGCAGTTCGATATACGGGCATCCGACAAAGTGTTGCAGTTTGCATCCCTGTCCTTCGATGCTGCGGTGTCCGAAATGTTTATGGCCCTGTGCGCCGGCGCCCGGCTGGTGATGGCGGACAGGCCGGCGCTGAAAGATGCGCAGCTTTTTTCCGCATTGCTGCAGCAACAGCAGATTACCGTAGTGACATTGCCGCCTTCCTACCTGGGCGCGCTGCCGTGGGATACCTTCCTTTCTCTCCGGGTGATCATCAGTGCGGGAGAGAAACTCCATACTGCCGCTGCCCGGTACCTGAGCCGCCACCTGTCTTTTTATAACGCTTACGGGCCTACGGAGTGTACGGTGTGTACCACCATCCATCTTATTCAGCCCGACATGGATGACGAAGAAATGGAAAGCATCGGCACGCCGATAGATAATGTACAGGTGTATATACTGGGCGTTCACCAGGAGGTGTTGCCGGTGGGCGTACCAGGCGATATATATATCGGCGGTTCCGGCCTGGCCCGCGGATACCTGCATCAGCCGGCGCTGACGGCAGAGCGGTTCATTACAACGCCCTGGCCCGATGTGCCGGGAGAGCGGTTGTATTATACCGGTGATACCGGCAAATGGCTGGCTAACGGTAAAATCGTTTATACCGGCAGGCGCGATGATCAGATAAAGGTCCGTGGTTACAGGATAGAGCCGGCAGAAGTGGCTGCCGTGGTGATGGCGAGCGGCCTGGTACAGCAATGTGAGGTGATGGCGGTAGCACAGGCAGGCGGACAGCTGCAGCTGACTGCTTTTGTGGTGCCGGGGGCAGTATTCGACCAGGAGAAACTGACCAGCTATGTAGCCGAAAGGCTGCCGGGTTATATGGTGCCTGCAGTATGGCGTTCACTCGCTGCATTGCCCGTCACCCACAACGGGAAGGCAGACAGGAAAAAACTGCAGGAGATGGCGCCCTTGCCGGAGGAAGAGACCTGTGTTGTTGCTGCATCGAATGCCATAGAAGGAAAACTGGCGGATATCTGGAAAGAGGTGCTGGAGCTGGAACATGTCAGTGTAACCAGTGATTTTTTTCAGTCCGGTGGCGACTCCCTGCAGGCGATCAGGCTGCTGGCGATCATCAGGGAACATTTTACCGCGGACATTACTATCAATGACCTCTTTCAATACACCAGTATCCGGCAACTGGCTGATTATATCAGGATATCAGGGGGAGATGGTAATGCCATGCAGGCCACGCCGGCTTCTTATCTGCCGCCATTGCTGCCGGCAGCGGAGAGCCGGACAGGCGCGCTGCCTTTGTCTTTCGGACAGGAGCGGCTATGGCTCATTCATCAGTTGACAGGCAGCGCACATTATCACCTGCCGGTGATGCTTCGTCTTAAAGGCACTACGGATACTGTATGCCTCGAGAAGGCTATCCGTGCGATTGCCGACAGGCATGAAATATTGCGTACGGTCTATCTCGAAAATGACGGGGAGGTCCGCCAGGTGATTATGCCGCCCGGTAAGTGGCAGTTTGATTTCTGCGGAGAACTACCGGCAGGGCAGGACTTGTCCGGTTACATCCACGCTTTTTCCAGCCGGGCTTTTACGCTCACAACGGACCACATGCTGCGGGCAGCAATGATTATAACGGGGACGGATGAACGATTACTGATAATCGTATTACATCATATTGCGGCCGACGGTTGGTCGGTACTGATACTGGTGCGTGAGTTTATGGAGAACTACCGCCTGCTGAAAGACGGTGGCGCTATCACATTGCCGCCGTTGCCGGTCCAATATGCAGATTATGCCATCTGGCAACGGAAGCAGGAAGGACAGGCGTACCTGGTACGGCAGCTTGCCTACTGGGAAAAGAAACTGGACGGGATAACGCCGGTGCTGCTACCTGTGGACTATCCCCGTGCCCCGGTGGCACAGCACGCCGGCAAAGCCCTCTATTTTCATTTTGATATAGGCTTGAAACGCCAGCTGGAACAATTATCCCATGAAGAGGGTGTTACCTTGTTCATGACATTGCTGGCAGTGTTCAACGTGTTGCTGTACCGTTACAGCGGGCAGGAAGACCTCTGTACGGGAACGGCGGTAGCGGGCAGGCAGCAGCGGGCTGCGGAACAGCTGGTGGGCTTTTTTATCAATATGCTGGTTATCCGTATTCGACTGTCAGGCGCCGGTTCTTTCCGTGAAGTGCTGGCACAGGTAAAACAAAACACACTGGAAGCGTTCGATCACCAGGATATCCCGTTTGAACTGGTGGCCGACCGGTTGACGAAAGTGAGAGATGACAGCCGGCATCCGCTGTTCCAGGCAGCTTTCATCCTGCAGAACCAGCCGGAGGCCCCGGCTATTGTACTGGACGGCCTGGAGGTTAAGCCGGAAGAACCGGCCAGCGCCACTTCCCGGTTCGATCTCGGCTTTGAGGCCACAGCGACCGATACCGTCTTTAAACTCCGGGTGGAATACAATACCGCGCTCTTTGAAGAAGATACCGTGCATCGGCTGGCAGCGCACTACGGGCAGCTGCTGAAAGCGGTAGTGGCCTCGCCGGAACAGCAGGTAGGGCATTTGAATATGCTGCGTGACGCAGACTGTCACCAGTTGCTGAATGGATTTAACGATACGGCGCATGTCTTCCCGGCTGACCGGATATTGCCGGTATTGTTTGAGGAGCAGGCAGCCGCCAGGCCGGAAGCTGTCGCCCTGATATATAACAGTATCGAATACACGTTTCGTGCACTGGACGTGGCGGCCAACAGGCTGGCAACCTGCCTTCGTACCCGCTATGGCGTTAACCGGGGAAGCCTCGTAGGCGTTCAGCTGCCCCGCAACGAGTGGCAGATCATAGCGTTGCTGGCCGTGCTGAAGGCCGGAGCTGCTTATGTGCCGCTGGATCCGGCATCCCCGGCATCGAGAGTACAGGAAATTGCGGACGACTGTCATTGGCCGTTGTTGATCAGCGAAGAATGGCTGGCTGCTTACCAGCCGGAGGCTTCGCAATACAGCGATGCGCCATTGTCATGCCAGGGCACGCCGGAAGATCTGATGTATGTGATCTTCACATCCGGTTCCACCGGAAAGCCCAAAGGAGTGATGATGCCCTACTATGGTGTTATGAACAGGTTGTGGTGGATGTGGGAGCACTATGGGTTCAGCAGGGAGGACGTTATCCTGCAAAAGACCAATTTCACCTTTGACGTGTCCGTATGGGAGATATTTATGCCGCTGTGCATGGGCGCCCGCATGGTGCTGTGCAGCCAGGAAGAGGTGTTGTCGCCTGACCGTCTACAGGCGCTGATCGTGGCGCATCGCGTCAGTTGCCTGCATTTTGTTCCGGGCATGCTGGACGTATTCATCGATGCGCTGCCGGCAACGGGTATGCCTGCGGGTATGGATGGCCTGCGGCTGGTATTCGCCAGCGGAGAGGCGCTGCGGCCGGAGACGGTGCAACGCTGGTACCGGCATACAGCAGTAACGCTGCATAACCTGTACGGCCCTACGGAGGCGGCAGTGGATGTTACGTATTATGAGACCGGCGCCGCCGATACCCGCATACCCATAGGTCGCCCTATCTGGAACACAGCCATCCGTGTACTCAATACGGAAGGCGGGCTGGTCCCTCCCGGCGGCACCGGTGAAATATGCATTGCCGGCGCAGGCCTGGCCAGAGGGTATTTGAACAACCCCGAACTGACAGCCCTGCGGTTCGTGCCGGACCCGTTCGTTCCGGGAAATAAAATTTACCGGACAGGGGATTATGGCCGCTGGCTGCCTGACGGTCAGCTGGAATACCTGGGCAGAAAAGATGGACAGGTTAAAATACGGGGTTTTCGTATCGAAACCGGGGAGATAGAGGCGGCCATCAACAGCCTGCCCTATGTGACTACCTGCGCAGTGGTCGCTCTTCCGGACACTGGCGGGCAAATGGAACTGGTGGCATACCTGGTGAGTCACCAGGAGCCGGACATCACCTCGCTGCGTAGAGACCTTGCCGTTATACTGCCCGCTTATATGTTGCCCGCCCGCTATGTACGGCTATCGGAGATGCCATTGACCACCAGCGGGAAGACAGATAAAAAGCGCTTGCCTGCCCTGGCAGGGCAACAGCTGGCCGGAGGCGGCGACTATGTGCCGCCCTCCGGAGATACTGAACAGCAGCTGGTGAAAATATGGCAAACGCTACTGGGCGATGTGCCCATCAGCACAACGCAGCCTTTCTTTGAGCTGGGTGGCAATTCCATTAAACTCATGAAGATGGTGGCCATGATCAGGAAGCAGTTCCATAAAGACCTGCCGGTAGTGAAAGCCTTTGGGCTGCCTGCCATCCGCGACCTGGCCCAATACCTGGAGCAGACCGGCGAAGAGCAGCAACCATCAACAGCAGATGCGCCCGACGCTTCAGTAGACATCATGAAAAACAGCCTTCTTTTGATAAACAAGTTTACCGATGAAGCATAA